The Leopardus geoffroyi isolate Oge1 chromosome D3, O.geoffroyi_Oge1_pat1.0, whole genome shotgun sequence region CATTATCCCTGCTGAGGGGGATCCCAAGGCTGGTCTACTGGTTTAAGGGGCAGATGCCAGCATCCTGAGATCACCAGGTTTGGTGGAGGCCCTCACCTGTCGATGACCAGCTCCAGCAGAACAGCATGGGACAGCTGCGTGAACTCGGGGTCACCTGGCACATGGTCATAGTGCTCTAGCAGAGCCACCATGTCCAGGTCGCAAGCCACACGGTCAGGGAACTTCCAGGAGGGGAAGCGCACAGGCCCAGCACGAGAGAACACATCCACAATGGTGCCCTGTAAGTCGGTGAGGTCCTTGCGCAGGCTGTCCATGCAGGACTGGCTGCCCAGCAAGTGCGCCATCCTCGTGGCTCCTGCTGAGCAGAGAGGATCCCCGTTAGCCAGAGCCATGTGGCTGCTGCTGGAGGAGACTTCCTAAAACCCCGATCTGCCCCGTTCTTAGGCTGAAAGTCCAACCTAGACCCTGGGGAAAAGTCTTTCCCAGGCCTGGGTCATGGGCCCTTTGGTACCTGCTGGTGGGTAGACTTTACCAAAGTCCCTCTCATCCCCCCCAACGTGATGCCCACACTGCCAATTCCATAGCTCCAGGAGTCCCTCCAAGGGCCCCGGTGTGCCAGACCCCTGCTAAAGGCTGGGCAGATACAGCTATGAACAAGTACCTATAGTCCTTCTCTCCCCGAGCAAACCACTGAACAGGCAACTGACACCTAAAAGAGAGTGGTAGTTACAGGGTGACAGGAAGGGCTGGATCATGCTGGGCCATTGTCAGCTCCTGCCTGGACAGTTGCAGCATCTTCCAGCAGAGCTGCAGGTCTGATCCCTCCAAGTGACGCACTTCAGCTCTAGACATCTGGGCCAAACCCGACCCGAGCATGTCACACCGGCCAACACCCCTCAGGACTCCCTTGGGAGAAAGGCCACCTCTGGTCACATCTCCCCCACCGCCATACTCTGCGTCCCAACCACCATCAGCTCCAAACAGCAGTTCAAGTGCCAGCACTCATTTCTAAACCTGGGCCcgatctgtctctctgtctatatCATGCTTTCCCCATTCAATTCCCATCACCCCGCTAATTCCTCTCATCCTTTGGGCTTCCTGGATatcacctccttcaggaagccttccctgaccaccctctaGGGCAAGACACCAGTAAAAGTGCTCaagcaataataaacattattcttGTGATTACTATTATTAGCAGTAGCAACAACAAAGACCATCCTTGTCTGGAGCCACTGCCTGCCTTCTATATGTCCCCTTTCCCCCTGCAGCCCATACAGAATGCTTCTTGTCCATCTCTGGAATCTGTGGACATCTGAAGAAAGTGACAAATGGTCCCTGGTCCTTGACTCAGAAGGTGGAGAAGCATGACACTGTCCTGTCCCTCCAGTGGCTCATCGCATGCCCTGCCAGTTTCACCCTCTTCCCTCTGTTCAGAGCTGGGCAGCCCTGGTTCTTCCCCACCCTGCAGCAGGGTCTCCTGTCCTTTGTGGGTTTCTTAGCAGCAGAAAGCACTTCCTTGTACCATagctcttcccttccctgcatgGGCTGCTTGGGCAGTATTTAGGTCATGGTTGGTTTCCCTGATTCCCAGCAAGTCCAGGCCTGGTACAGAAGTTTCTCTTCCTCCAACCTATTTCTACCCCAACCTCACTCATCTCAGAAAATGGCACCCCCACTATGTGCAACTGGACACTTCCTTGTACTCCCTTCCTTTACCCTCACATCCAAGCGCCTAGTGCTGCCAATCCTGTGTCCAGACCACACTGAGAACCCACCACCGTGTTCGTTAGTGCTGCTCCACACCCCATCTTCTCCCTAGACCACCGCCACCGCCTCCCTTAGGAGTCACCCTCGTCCCTCTGCCCAGCACCACCTCGTCCATTCATTCTGTATATGGCCAGAGTGATCATTTAAAAGGCAACTCACCCCCCAGCCTAGAACTCTTGAATGGCTTTCTACAGCATAAACACTGGAACACTTCCTTGGGCTCTGCCCCTGTGTGGTCTGTTCCCACTTCAGCATTTTACCATCCAGAATGTGCCCTCACCTTCCCACACTTTCTCTAGATAAGACACCTTCCTTCAGGTCCCGAGGCCAGGTGAGTTCACCTGTTACACATTCTCAGAGCACTCTGTTCTTTTCCCTCCCAGCATACGCCACACTGGCACTGaattattatttgaataattatttgtaGTTAGCAGTCTGTTTCTCTACAAGTGCATGGACTGTCTTTTAAGTTCACTGTGGTATGACCTGGCCACCTGGGCTGAGAGACCTGAGGGACTGCTTGTGCCCACAGCTCCTGGGATGCTCAAAGGCACCCAGAGGTGATTCCTGAGGGCTGAGCTGGCCTCTCTGGCTTCCCAGAGGACTTGGGCCCTGTCCTCACCTCTGCACAGGTGCCTGCCGGTGAAGCTGAATGCCTGAGTATGTTTGGCTGCCAGACTAGCCTGTGGGCTCTGGGGTTCAGGGTCAGAGGCTCATCCAGGTCCCTGGCTTCCTATATCCAGTGCAGGGCTGGCCCCAAGTAGCTCTTCAGTGTCTGGGAATGGATGAAGgcaagagtgagtgagtgggcaCTCAGGGAGActtcctggggtggggtgggggcagggaggagcctgTCCCAGAAGAAGAGGGTGTCCCAGGCTAGAGGAATGgagtgagagaaagcacatgtgggGTCACCTACCTTGAGCCTGAGCACAGAGGTTGTACTTTAATGGTGTTAGGCCCTGACCACAAGGACCTAGTGTGTGTTACTTCCTGAATCTGCCTCCTTTACACaggtgaggaacctgaggctctGGAAAGTTAGGGGATTAACCCGAGGTCACTCAGGGAGCTAGGATTCTTGAGTCCAACATTTCTGCTCTGTCTTCAGGCCATGCTGCTTCTAGAGCAGCACTGTCCAAAAGAATTATAATGCTAGCTTTATAtgggattttaaattttctactagccataaaaaagtaaaaagaaacaggtaagtTAATTTtagctatatattttatttaacctaataaACCCCAAATACTCTCACTCCAACATGAAATCAAAATAACATTATTAAGGAGATTATTTTACAGTCTTTTCCACATTCGGTCTCAAAATCCAGTGTCTATGTGACACAGCACATTTCAATTTGGACCAGCCACCATCTTCAAATGCACCACCACATGGACTGGTGGCTACTGTACTGGACAGTGCAGGTATAGAGGGTCACATCCTGTGTGTTCACGAAGCAAATGGTGACTGAGCACCTATGAATGCTGGGCACTGTGTCAAGAatacagacagagaaggacacacagagccCTGTCCCCAGGGACCACCTCTGAGGACCCCTACGGGGGGCAGGTCTCTGGTGTGTCAGTTCTGTCAGTTCCACCCACGGGGCAATGAGTATCCACCCTACAACACTCATAAACACACACTGGCCCACATCCTGCAAACTCATGTCGCCGCGGTGACCGCCTCTTGTGGGATATTGCCACCtgtgagattttatttatatccCCAAGGAATGAggcagaaacaaacagaaaaaacagaCTGAAAGATTCTGGGTTTCCTTCCTGGAATGGGAGGGAGGAAATAAATAAGGCAAGCAATCCCATCCTGGCAGGAGGCATATGCAGGTGGCAAAGCACCTGGAACTCAGGAGCTTGCTTGTGAAGACATCAAGAAACACTGACCTGTTCACCCTCAAATAACTATAGCTGCCATCTGGGACCATTTGAGATACCAACTCCTGAACTCTGGTTCTGTTAAGTAGAACAAATGCCAAAGCATCAGTAATATGTGAAAGGAAAACAACACTGAAAAATATCCAAGGTTACCACCCGTCGTTTTCTTCTGAACACTAGAGATTTGCAGTTACAAACGTGTTTTGAGAACCACTTAGTTTTGTGTCAAGTGAAGAAGCATTTGACATGGGCTTTCTCTGTAATTCCTGGGTCTTGAGTGGAACCCTCAGCCTGAAGCTGCCAGCCCTGTACTGACTGAGATCATATAGGTGATGGCACTAATTGTGCTAACATTGCCCTGAGGAAGGAGCAGCAGCTAACCCTGCCTCTGAGTTCCCTCATGCTTAAGGTGGACTTTTGACttgcagagaagggaaggggcctTTCTTCCACTCCCATTCAACATGAAAGCTCTTTCCATCTCTGAGCCATAGGACCCTACCCCTCTGGTAAAGATTATGCCcacctctggggtgcctgggtggcccagtctgttaagcgtccgacttcggctcaggtcatcatttcaggtcatcatctcgaggttcttgggtttgagccctgcgtcaggctctgtgctaacagctcagagtctagagcctgcataggattctgagtctccctatctttctgcccctccccagctcgcattctgtctctgtctctcaaaaataaacgtttaaaaaaaaaaaaaaaagatcttgccTACCTCCTGGCCAGTGCCCCTGCTGAGATTCAAGGTCATCAAACACTTTGGAAATTCTAAAACGAGTTGTCAGCCTCTGACTCAGGATTGCTAATTGCCTGGATCCCTGGGGATaataaaggacctgaatgaaGACAAAGGAATAAGTAGCTGCACTAGTAAAGGAACAAGAATGGGTTTGGATTTCCACTCCACCAACTCAAAACTTCactgttctcatctgtaaataagTTGCTATAAGAAATAAGTGATGTAAAGCATGCAGTGTTTGGCACAGGGTCAATAAATCCTAGCTATCATCGTTCTacattaataataacaacaatgacaTAAACCAGCTAtggagtgtgtgcgtgtgagaaAGAGGGCTGGGGTAAGACACTTGGGAGGGCATCTCTTCCTACCCGGgctccatttcacaggtgaagaaactgttAAACTATCCAGACAGGGCAAAAGCCGGCCCGGATtcaggagctgggagggaggggtgacgGGACAAAGAAGACAATATCTCAGGAGAGGAAGTGGAATGGGCGGGATTGGAGGTGAGCCTCGGGGAAGCTAGGGTCAGCAGGAACGCACCTGAAAAGGTATTGATTTGAGATGGTCTGTGGGGCTTAAGGGCGGGACTATGGGAGGTAGAGGGTAGAACCTAAGAAAGGCAGTCCCACGGGAAAAGGGACCAGTGGGAATTAGGGCTTGGGACTTGGGAAGTGGGTATAGAGGAGGTGGACCTGAAGCAAAAGAGGAGTTTAAGGGAGAAGGAAGGCGGGGTTTTCAGAAGGCAGCCTCGAGGGGAAGGGGCTCTCCAAAGGGACAGGCCAATGTGAGGGAGCGAGGAACCCACCTTAGGACTAAAGGAGAGGGGGGCCAAGGTCGTGAGGTGCGGGCGGAGAGTGTCCGGAGAGTGATATAGGACGTCTCCCCAGTCTCCTGCGTTGCAGCCTCAGCCCCAGTGCCTGGTCGGCTCATGAACTGTACCCTGCGCGCCTGCTGCTCCTGTGATCGCCTACAAATCCTAGCCTGGTGCCCCGACCGCTGCCATGGCAACGGCGTCTCGCACCGGCAGCCCTAGGAAAGGGGCAGGAAGTTGCATCACGAAGAAGGGGCGGACCCGGAAGTGCGTAAGCCTCTCCTCCCCGGCGACGATTTTCTCGACCGCCGCCATCTTGCGAGCTTGTCGTATCGTCCGTGCGGGGAGCTGCTTTGACGCAGCACCGCTCACCTTCAACAAGGCGGACTGGCAGCCCTGAGCGTCGCAGTCATGCCGGCCGGACCCGTGCAGGCGGtgcccccgccgccgccggcgGCCACCGAGCCCAAACAGGTACCGCGACCCCCGCACCTTAATTGGCAGCCTAAGTCTCGGCCTGGGCCCTCCTCTCCGGCGCGGGCGCTCTTCACTCGTGTGGAGGAAGAAGCGGCCGCTTACGAGGGCTTGGAGGGACTGCAAGTCCCAGGAGGCAGCGCGCTTCCCGCCCTACGCTGCCTTCGGGTAGCGAAACAAGCGGTCTTTCAAAGTGTGGTTCgcggaccagcagcatcagcatcacctgggagttcATTAGAAATGCCAGAACTAAATACTAATGCATTTTAGCAAGATCTCAAGGTGATTGGTTAAAGGTTGAGAAACACCGATCCAGCTCGTTTGCAGGTTTTCTGTGGTACTGCCTCTCCTCACCCTGCCCTCTGGCTTTTGCACAGTAATCCCTAATTTCCCAGCCTGTAGGGTACATTTGTGGTAGTTCTCAGTATCTACTCTTTGCGTACCCTTAAGCCAACCACCGTGTGAGGCTCCGACTGAACCAGAATGAATGGAGCACAGCTAGTTTATGAAGTTCACGGTTCTAGTGGGGAGACAGATATAAGTGAattctcaacaaatgtttattgctttAATCACCATAATTGATACCAGCCAGCTCTTAAATCAACCGAGAGGGAAAGAGGTGTGTAAATCATTGCAGTGTGGTGTGATATGCCCTGTAGGTGATGCCCACATGAATGCTAAGtaaattgtttttagaaagatgAATTGGTTTGTCAGGTGATTGGAAAGGGGAAATAGCatcctttattcattcagcaaacttttattgagcacatacAGGTGTGCTGATTACTGCTTTGGGTTCAGTATACAGCAGAGTACGTGAGAGAAGAGGTCCATACCCTTAGCACAAATATTTAAGTATGTCAGTATCCCTGGTATTTTCCCAGTGATTTGGGGAAAAGTAAACAAGGTAATACCAGATAATTGCAAAAACACCAGGGTAGGCATCAGGTGGTGTCTCAGAtcaagagtaaattaaaaagtgtGGTTGAAGCGTAGGGTTGGAAAGGGGTGGCAAAAGATGCATTTGGGGGGATTTGAACTTTTTCTAGTACAcagtggggagaaagggaagagtttTAAGCTGGATAATGACATGTTTGTGTTTCAGAAATTAAGGTAGGCAGGTTGTGATGAGAAATGCTAGGAGCACAGTTATTCAAAAGATGCTGAGGGCCTAGCTTAGATTGTGGCAGGGGAGTGAGACAGACGGGATGGGCAAGCTCAAGTCACAAAATGGCTGGTGGTGCAGACTCTGCAGCTAAAGTGATGTGTTGGAATCCTGGTTCTGCTCTTTGGTCCGGTTAAGCGTTACATTCCTCaatttttgtcatctgtaaatggaGTATTCACGTCATAAGGCTCTTATAAGAGTTAATctatttaaagtttttagaaaagTATATGGAACCCACTACGTTCTTGGTAAATGTTATCATCGAATGTGGAggctgaggaagggagaggagaccCATGTTTCTGGCCTGAATGACTGAGTGCATGGTTGACCATTCATAAGGAAAGTGGTTAGAGAAGAAAGTGCCCGGAAGTCAGCTGGATCTAGAGTTCTCTGGCACATAAGAGTGATCTGGGACATCAGTTTGGGCTGGATTGTTCAACCTAGAGATGGTAGGGGAAGTAGAGGACATGGTTGTGAGTGCCTGAGTACAGTGTGAATACCTTGGAGAATAGAATTTGGGGGAGCCCTAGGGCAGAAGATGAAACAGGAGCTAGGAAGGAAACTTGGATGGAATGGTgagcaagaaggaaagacaggTGAGAATGGGACCTAGGAGTTGAGGAGTAGAGAGTTTTGTGAAGGCATGGTCACTGGTCACATGATCAGATGGCTGCTGTATTTGGCATTTTTTACTTTGGCAAGAGCACTTGAAATGGATGGGAGGTGAGGAGGTAGGAATGGCAAGACAGAGAACTCAGGGTATTTaccagaggaagagggggagaggacaACAGCAGAAAAGAATGTGAGCGCAGGGgtgctgctatttttttttaagacaagagATGGACCCTTTGTTTACTAAGGAGAAGAAGCTAGTAAAGAAAGAGTATTGGAGTTTATGGGACAGTTGATGTTGGGTATTCCAGTGGGGTTTCACAGAACATTTGTGCATTGAGTGGTGGTTAAGACTGGAATAGATGCAGAGGAAAGGGGCATAAGGAGTTGTCAGCAAAGagtttcctgtttctttattcagcaaacaATCATTAAATATTCCATGCCAGGCACATCCCTAGGTGCAGACATGGCCTTCTGAATTCTGGGAGATGGTTTCTTAGAATGTGGTCAGATTctcacccccatcccccatcttAATCACCGGGGCACTTGGTAAAAATGTAGATTCCCAGTGTCACTGAGACCACTTGCCTGTGAGGGAGCCAAGGAGGCTGCTTTTTTCACTGGTTTCCCCAGGAGAGTCCCACTCAAGTATAGTGCAGTTAAGATAACCACTTTTCTGGAACAGAGGGTCCTAACTAGAGGAATGTCCACGGAAGAGAGTCTACATTCTCAATAATATCTTAGAGGAGTTTGACAGTGGGGATCCAGTCCCAAATCAGGAACTTTaagacattattttccttttcttgttttcacaGCCCACAGAAGAAGAAGCTTCTTCAAAGGAGGATTCTACTCCCTCCAAGCCAGTGGTGGGAATTATTTATCCTCCTCCAGAGGTCAGGAATATCGTTGACAAGACTGCCAGCTTTGTGGCCAGGTAACGTAGCTGCTTCTGCGTTGTCAGCCTAGGCCTGTTAGCTCATCTGACACCACAAGCTGGCGGTGAGGTAGGCAGTGGGCAAGATTGGTGTCTACAGCACAGCATGGTAGGGGCAGAATGTGAATCACACCCAGTCCCAGAGTCACCAGGAACCTGTGCTTCCAAAATGGGCCTGAGGAAGTGCCTGGAAAGTTGCTTTGTCATGGATAGTATGTGTGTCTGTACTACTGTATGATAGTATGATAGTCTGAGCTGCTGACCTGAGGAAGACGAAGAAAGGAGTTGATTGTTCTCATTATGTAAGAACTGTGCTCAGAGCTTCAACtgacccatctgtaaaatggaataaaataccaCCTCAGAGTTGTTGtaaggcaggagaggaggagtgGGACTGAGCTGCACGTGTCAGCAGTCTTCGTGGATGGCATGGAAGTCAGTCTGAGTTCCTCTCACTCTTCCGCATCTTATATACGCTCCGACTTCCTCAGATGGAATCTTCTTGATGGCCACTTGACTCCAAAGGTCAACACATCCCctagtttaaaatattctttggcAGCCAGCAGGCCTCATACAACCTACAGAGCTCTTGTTTTTCTtcacagtatatttttttaaaactagaattagTTGCCACTGTTGAAAAATGTGGAGATTTTCTGGCTTCTGTGGGCAACCAGACAGCTCATTGCATGGAAGAAGTAGCTGGCCTAGAATAGACTCCTGCCTTCGGTCAGGGCATATACTCCAAAGGGCCACTCCTTGACCCCAAGGCAGCATCCCCATCACAGTACATCATGTAATACAGGACTCCTTCCTTTCCCAACCCCCTAATATAATGAAAGGTAGAAGTTATTCTGCTTGATGGCTTTCACttatcaggctccatgcagattcatattattacatttcaaaggCTTTGATTAACTTGGGTATTGCGTTAAATCTGTTCTGTGCTTGATTGAACAGTCAGATTTAGGGCAGTAAGTGTTGTGTTTATGATAAATGTTTAGTATCTCATAGCAACGCTCAtacttctctcttccccctgataatttaaaaacagaataaataggGTGTTAGAGGAAGAATCACCACAGTCTCACTACCAGAATAGTTTCTACCAGCTGTTTTCACTTTCCGGTTTTCTTCTGGGCCTTGGCATCCTTTTTTAGATCCTTTAATACTAGTAGATACTTTCACATCCTGCTTTTCCCTTTTGTGTTGTGTTATAAGCCTTTTCCCATGTAGCTCCGTGGTCCCCTGATGCTGCGCCGTCCTTGATACACCATGCTGAGGTGATGTTCCTTCCTGGACTTGGCAGTCTCCTCTATATTTTCCTTCAAGGTTGTTTCCAACATTTCAATTTGGCAAATGAAGCTGTGGGGAAATCTgagcattttctttcccttctagaTTGTTTCCTTAGAAGAGAATTCTGTGTGGCACATAACTGGCTGAAAGAgggtttttaaagattttcttaaacattttgcCAAGTAGCTTTCCAATAATTTTGTGCCAGCCTCTGCTGCCATAGAAATAAGAGTTtccaagttttcttaaaaataaaaatgtatgcttccatatttctagatttatttttgGCTAAGGTGATTGCTTTgtaggcatttttaaaatctggactTGCTTTCATATACATTGCAATGAAGGAACAGACCAGCACCATCCCACTCGGGGATAAAGAAAGCATGCAGGACCCTCTACTTCACTTCTGTTGGGTCACATATATTGATTGATGGAGCATACAGTAAAAATCACTGAGTATGTTTTTCCGAAAGAAGTTTTTTCTCTCTTGGTTTGGTCTTTCCTGAATTTTCCTGTCAAGAAACTGAAGTGGAAATTACCCTTAAAAAGTCCCACCAGCTGGGTTGACTCAGAATCATGTCTTTTTCTGCTGAAATCTATTCCTTGTGTTAGAGAACataattctaaaattaacattaagttaatttaaaagaacagaatctCTTGGAACAaacattcttgccttctttttttctttcagattattCCCAGATGTGGTAAGGTTATGGCTTAGGAGGCAGTGATAGAAGAAGCAACCAGAGCCTCCTTTTCTTAGCAGCCCTTTGTCTGCCCTGGGCGTTTGCTGGGTATGATTGTCTAGTTTAGCAATATCTAAGTGTGCACTTACCTTCCTCTTCGTATATGGTTTGCATTATAAGAGAGGGGAAGATGCTTCTTCCCCAAGTAGGAGGTTCCAGTTGGACTAATGCACTGTCAAATTGAGACCTCATGGTGTTATTCATGCTACAGGGTGTGGCCAGAGCTTGCAAAGTAGCTAGCCTGGGTGTTTACCACCGCCATGGCAGTTTGTTATGGTTGCTAATCTGGGGCACAGCATTGCCTTTATGTACCCTGTCTCCTGCCCTCTCTTCAACTAATAGGGCCAGGGTGTGAAAGTCTGAAGAAAGGGAGCAACCTGCTACCAGCAGCCCCTAGAACCATCCCTTGATGATTTTGGAGCATCTTCTGAGTGTTGGGCTCTGTCTGGAGTAGTGAGGGAAGCCCCACAGACATCTAATACCCAGATCATCT contains the following coding sequences:
- the CCDC157 gene encoding coiled-coil domain-containing protein 157 isoform X5, yielding MAHLLGSQSCMDSLRKDLTDLQGTIVDVFSRAGPVRFPSWKFPDRVACDLDMVALLEHYDHVPGDPEFTQLSHAVLLELVIDR